The Plasmodium vivax chromosome 13, whole genome shotgun sequence nucleotide sequence CTTGGAGGTCGTTTCGGTGGTCCTGCTGGTTATTCAGGTGGTTGTCATCCACGTGGGTGTCACTTCGGTGCACCATCGATTCGGGACTGGTATGAGTATTTCCCTCTTGGTAGGCGGCGCTGTTTACATTTGCGCTTACGTTTGCGATTTCGTCTGCGTCTTGGCCACCTCCTCTCTTCCGCAGAATTTGCCCCGCATGATTTCCCGACCTTCCATCTCCTGCATGGACAAAATCGACGACGGGGCCCCCCTCTCCAGCGTTCTTATCTGCACAGTTAGCACTTGCATTGTCACTGGCGTCCTCCTTCCCATGATCACCATCTGCGTtgtcccccatttggttacTCATGTCTGCCATTTCGACGTCTTCATTTTCGTCAACCCTCGTCTGCTCATCGTCCTTATCTAGTGAGCTTATGGGAACTACGCAAAGTTTATCTCCATTTTTCgttgcacatttttcttGCTGCAAAAAGTTTGATAACTCGATGGACTGAATGACTCCTGCGTTACTCAGTGGGGAATCTACAAGCACCGATTTTTTactaaagaagaagaaaatttcgtAGAAGAGGACCAGgcagaaatttaaaaacgtcTTGGTTGTCAGTCTTTTGTTAAAAACGCTGTTCCACACGGATTCGCTGTGCCTTATGAAGTAAATCGTCTTCACTTGAAcattttgccttttgctGTAGTCTCCTTCGCTGTGCGCATCGGCGTGATGGATATCCGCACCGATGTGGTGGTTGTCCGCGCCCACGTTATGGTTGCCTGCACCGATGTGGTGGTTGCCCGAACCGAGGTTATGGCTTCCCGCACCCACAACTTGCTCACCATGGTTTCCAGTCGGTATGTACCTATTTTTGTTGAAAAAGAGAAATCTTGCCACGCAGTGGAAGACCAGCTTGACTTTTATTAAGAAAT carries:
- a CDS encoding hypothetical protein, conserved (encoded by transcript PVX_085975A; Apicoplast targeted protein. Curated by Stuart Ralph, Walter and Eliza Hall Institute of Medical Research, Australia.); protein product: MHMYVPLCAYPLSARPYDPSSKPTKKKRAKVKMRGLFIAAFFLLTLFITNVVYEYIHTFNSRKLKNKKGANDNKNLLEFFLHVQILKDIIITSIINFLIKVKLVFHCVARFLFFNKNRYIPTGNHGEQVVGAGSHNLGSGNHHIGAGNHNVGADNHHIGADIHHADAHSEGDYSKRQNVQVKTIYFIRHSESVWNSVFNKRLTTKTFLNFCLVLFYEIFFFFSKKSVLVDSPLSNAGVIQSIELSNFLQQEKCATKNGDKLCVVPISSLDKDDEQTRVDENEDVEMADMSNQMGDNADGDHGKEDASDNASANCADKNAGEGGPVVDFVHAGDGRSGNHAGQILRKRGGGQDADEIANVSANVNSAAYQEGNTHTSPESMVHRSDTHVDDNHLNNQQDHRNDLQVNRKNYHERYNHREIINRSLKDHIDILNNSVNYPSAILCSDLRRAISSCFIALYNRINKNNEQIQVLNSLQEISRNPDCVSLFDFHDNKYISTDIEKFVHKDVEKNFEKNIRIRRNFVSNKFFDTLSYIFNNDTNIFIIFGHSLWFRLFFNYFLKQPHKAKTHKMQNSGVVVFNMIKYDQDNKVNYEIEKNSVRVLYKGFLEKEHSKVD